The Deltaproteobacteria bacterium HGW-Deltaproteobacteria-18 nucleotide sequence TCGAGTTGACCGCAAGTCTGGTCCAGATCTGCTTTCCCTACATCCTGTTCATTTCCGGCGTGGCCCTGTGCATGGGCATCCTGAACAGCATGGGACATTTCCTCATCCCGGCCCTGGCGCCGTGCATTCTCAACATCGTGCTCATAGCCGCAAGCCTTCTGGCCATAAAGGTCGGCGGGAACGTGGCCGTGTATCTGGCCTGGGGCGTGCTTGTGGCCGGGGTCGGGCAGTGGCTCATGCAACAGCCCATTCTGCGCTCCAAAGGTTTTTCCTGGATCGGGCCGGTGGAGCCAGCGGGCCCGGGCGTGCGACGCATCGGCACGCTCATGCTGCCCACCATCCTGGGCTCGGCCGTTTACCAGATCAACATCCTGATCAGCACGGGCATGGCCTCCTTTCTGCCCGAAGGGTCCGTATCGTATCTCTACTATGCGGATCGGCTCTTCCAGTTTCCGCTTGGCGTTTTCGGCGTGGCCGTGGGCGTGGCCACCCTGCCTTCGCTCTCCCTGCTGGCTGCACCCGAGAAGCGCGCGGAGTTCCGGGAAACCCTGGCCACCTCCCTGGGCCTGACCCTGTTCGTGAACCTGCCTGCAGCTGCGGGCCTGGCCGGATTGTCGCTGCCGCTGGTGGACCTGCTCTTCGGGCGCGGTGAATTTTCTTCGGTGGCGGTACACGGTACGTCCATGGCTCTGCTCGGCTACGTGGTCGGGCTGCCCGCCTTTTCGAGCGTGCGTTCCCTGGCCTCGGCCTACTATGCCCTGGGCGACACCAGGACCCCGGTGCGCGTGGCTCTTGGCAGCCTGTGCGTTTTCGTGGTTGCGGGCTACACGGGCATGCAGGTGCTGGGGCACGTGGGGCTGGCCCTGGCCTCGTCCCTGTCGGCCTGGATCAACGTGGTGCTCCTGGGTTTTCTTCTGCGCCGGCATTGCGGAGCCTGGTTCCGCGTGAACCGCGACATGGTCATCTCCCTTGCCCTGAGTCTCGCCATGCTCGCCGGATGCTGGATGAGCACCCGGCTTGGCCCGGTCTGCCTGCTCTTCATCCCCGTCTGGGCTGCCCTGTACATGGGGGCTGCCCTGCTCCTGAACGTAAGCCAGGCGCGGCTTTTCGCCAAAGTGCTGGGAAGGCGGTCATGGCGCAAAAGAGCCTGACTTGAACTGTGCGCCCTTTGACGTTAGGCTTGCCGCTTCCATTCACCACAGAAAAACCAGCCAGTGAGGACCACATATGATCCGCATCAATGAAAATTATCTCAAGCTCAAAGCCTCCTACCTTTTTGCCGACATTTCCCGGCGCGTGACCGCTTTCCAGCAGGCCAACCCCGACAAGAAGATCATCCGCCTCGGTATCGGCGACGTGACCGAGCCCCTGCCCCAGGCGGTCGTGTCCGCCTTTCACCAGGGCGTGGACGAGATGGCCGACGCCGGAACCTTTCGAGGCTATGGCCCGGAGCAGGGCTATGATTTTCTGCGCGACCTCATCGCCAAGGAAGACTTCCAGTCGCGCGGGGCGGACATCTCCGGAGACGAAATTTTTGTCAGCGACGGAGCCAAGTGCGATACCGGCAACATCCAGGAACTTTTCGCCGGAGACATCCGCATCGCCATCCCCGATCCGGTCTATCCGGTCTACGTCGATACCAACGTCATGGCCGGCCGCACCGGACAGAACGTGGACGGCCGCTACGAAGGGCTTGTCTACCTCGACGGCACCCGGGAAAACGGATTCATCCCGGAACTGCCCGGAGAACCCGTGGATCTGATCTACCTGTGCTACCCCAACAACCCCACAGGCGCGACCATCACCCGGCCCCAGCTCAAGGCCTGGGTGGATTATGCCCGTGAAAACAAGGCGCTCATCCTTTTCGATGCCGCCTACGAGGCCTTCATCCGCGACCCCGAGCTGCCCAGGTCCATCTACGAGATAGAAGGCGCCCGCGAAGTGGCCATCGAGTTCCGTTCCCTGTCCAAGACCGCCGGATTCACGGGCACACGTCTGGCCTTCACCGTGGTGCCCAAGACCTGCATGGCCTACGACAGCCAGGGCAATGCGCACAGCCTGCACGCCATGTGGAACCGGCGCCACACCACCAAGTTCAACGGCGTGTCCTATCCGGTACAAAGAGCCGCTGCCGCCGTCTATTCACCCGAGGGCAAGGCGCAGTCCAGGGCGCTGGTGGACCATTACCTGAACAACGCGGCCATCATCCGCAAGGAAATGACCGCGCTTGGCTACGAATGCGTCGGCGGCGAGAACTCGCCCTATGTCTGGATCGACGGCAAGATGGGCTCGTGGGACTTTTTTGACATGCTCCTTAACAAGGCCGCCGTGGTCTGTACTCCGGGCGCCGGATTCGGCTCCTGCGGCGAAGGCTACATCCGCATCTCCGCCTTCAACAGCCTGGCCAACGTTCAGGAAGCCATGGAGCGGCTGCGCGCCGTCCTGAAGTAGAATGACACTAACGGCCGCGGATCAGGCCCGGCGGAATTTTCCGCGCGGGCTCTCCCAGCCGGAGTCGGGTTTTCGTTTTTCCATGGACGCGCTGCTCCTGGCCGCCTTTGCCGGGCGGGAGCGGGTGCGGGGCCGGGTTCTTGATCTGGGGACCGGATGCGGGGTGGTGGGGCTGGCAATGGCCCTTGACCACCCCGATTTTTTTGGGATTGGCCTGGACCTGAATCCGGACATGCTGCGGCATGCTCGCGAGAATGTCCGCCGGCTTGGTTTTGACGGGCGATTCTCCCTGCTTCAGGCAGATGCGTGCGGGCCGTGGGGCCTTGCGCCCGAAAGCATGGACCTGGTGCTCTCGAATCCACCGTACCGCGATCCCGCCCGGGGCCGGATCTGCCCGGACGAGACCAAGACGCTGGCGCGCTTCGAGTACCGGGCCGGGCTTGGGGATTTTGTTCGGGCCGCCGCTTACCTTGTGCGCAACCGCAAGAGCTGCGTTTTCATCCATCTGGCCGAACGAGCTGACGAACTGCTGGATATGCTGCGTGCCTCCCGGCTTCAGCCCAAGGAGATCCTGTTCGTGCACCAGCGCCTTGACAGCACGGCCCGCCTGGTGCTTGTGCGCAGCCTCAAGAACGGAGGGGCGGGACTTGCGGTGCATCCTCCCCTGATTCTGCACGAAGGTCGGGGCAGCCAGACGCGTCTGAGCGCCTCGGCCCTGTCCTTTTGTCCCCGCCTGGCCTGCAACGCGGACTCCAAAAACACGAATTCCCGCACAGATGGCGGGAATTCGAAAGAGCCTTGAAGCATGCGGAAGCCGGAACTTACTTGCTCATGCGGCCGATGATGAAGGAAATGAGTGCCGTGGCGAAAAGAAGACCCAGGACGTAGTCCGTGTCCAGGGCAGCCTGCAAGGTGTTTGTGATTTCGACGAAAGTGTCCTTGATGGGATAATGCTCTTCCATGGATGCTCCTGCCTGGATGCTCCTGCCGACATGGACAGGGCCCGCGAACGTATCCACGGGCCCCGAGGCGATGGCGAGCCGGTTTAGTTGAGGTTGTCCCGAACCCAGAAGGTCAGGTTGTATTTTTCGGTCAGTTCTTTCTGCAATTCGTTGAGAGCGGACTTGTCCATGTCCATGATGCGCACGAAGACCTGCCTGAAGCCCTTCTCGACCTTGTCGTAGGAGGTCAGGATGGAACTGATGCGGGCCTTGTGTCCGCGAATGCAGTCAAGCACTTCCTTCAGGCTGCCGCGCTCGTCAGAGAGCATGAGGCCGATCTGAATGCCGCCGTGGTAGACGCCGGTGATGCTCAACAGTACGCTGTAGACTTCGTTCTGGGTCATGATGCCGACCAGTTCGTTCTTTTCGTTCAGCACGGGCAGGCCGGAAATTTTCTTGTCGTGCATGATGGCCGCGCATTTGACGACCGTGTCCGTATCCCTGATGGTTATGGGATTGGGGCTCATGATGTTTTTGACCTTGATCTCGGAGAGCAGGTAGTAAAGCTCGTGCACGTCCAGGGTCGTGGCCTTGGAAGGCGAGGCTTCCTTCACGTCGCGGTCGCTGAGCATCCCGAGCACCTTGCCCTTATCATCGACCACGGGCAGACGGCGGATGCCTTTCTCCTTCATCAGCTTGGCCGCTCTCATCATGGAGGTTTCAGGGTCCACCGTGATAACGTCCTTGGTCATCCATTCCTTTATGATCATGTTATTTCTCCTTGGAGGCGGGTTGCCGCCCTTGATGAGGCAGTATTTCTTTCAATGCAGCGAAAATTGCATGTAAGGTGTTCATCGAATAATACCTTTTCGCCATTCCGTCAAAGGCTCCGTGTCGAATCGTCAACAACTTCAGCGTAGAGGTCGGGACGGCGATGAGCCAGAGCCGGGATGTTCCGACGGACGGCGGCCAGTTCGGCCAGATCGATGTGACCCGGGATCAGGCCTTCATTCATTTCGTTTGCAAGGGTGATTTCGCCGCCGGGAGTGACAAAAAGGGATCGACCGCCAAAAGGGAAGGCTCCCTGGTCACCGACCCGGTTGGCGCCCAGCAGGTAGCACTGGTTTTCAAGAGCCCGGGCCGCGCAGAGAGTCTGCCAGACGTCGATGCGCGCCTTTGGCCAGGCCGAAGCCAGGAGCAGGGCCTGGCAACCGCCGAGGGCCTGCGCCCGGTACAGTTCGGGAAAGCGCAGGTCGTAGCATACGGAGAGGCCGAAACGGACTCCCTCGAAATTGAAACTGACGATCTTCGCGCCGGGGCTGAACACCTCGGTTTCGTCGGCATCCCTGGACGTGAAGAGATGGATCTTGCGGTATGTGGCCAGGATGCCTCCGTCCGGGCCGAAGGCCACCAGCGCGTTGGCCAGGCCGTCCGGCCCGGGCAGGCAGACTCCGCAGACCAGACAGAGTCCGTGATCCCGCGCAAGTTCCGAGAGTTCGTCCCGGACCCTTGGCCACCAGTCGCGGCCGCCAAGCGCGATGGACGGCATGTCGTAGCCGAGGTCCGATATTTCAGGAAAGAGCAGCAGGCGGCAGGAAGCTTCGGCCCCGGCCTTGGCGGCGGTGCGGATTTTGTCCAGATTGCCGCGAACATCTCCTGGGAATCCGGATAGTTGAACTGCAGCGATTTTCATGTGATACCCTACAAGCTTAACACTTCACCAATTGTGAGGAAACACATGCCCGAGTTGCATCTTGATTGTCCAGCCGGGATCGCCGGAGACATGTTCCTGGCGGCCATGGCCGATCTGGGAGTGGAGCTGGCCCATTTGCGCGCCGCCTTTGCCAGGGCCGGAGTCAATGTCGAAATCACGGCTCTTGACGCCCGGGACAAGGGCATAAGCGGCAAGCGCATGCACATTGCCGCGCCCCATGCCCAGCCCCTGCGGCATCTGGCCGAGCTGAAGGATATTGTGCGGGCCCTGCCTTTTTCGGAGAACGTCCGATTACGCAGCGAGGACGCCCTGGCCCGTCTGGCCGAGGTGGAGGCGCGGGTGCATGGCTGCAAGGTTGCGGATGTGCACTTTCACGAGGTCGGAGCCGTGGACACCCTGGTCGACGTGGTCGGTGCATTTTGGGCTCTGGAGACGCTTGGCGTGAGCCGCGTGACCTGCTCAAGGCTGCCCTGGTTTTCGGGCACGGTGCAGTGCGCGCACGGACTCATGCCCCTGCCCGCCCCGGCGACGACAATCCTGCTGCAGGGAAAGCCCGTGTACCCGACGGAGTTTACGGGGGAGCTGATTACGCCCACGGGCGCGCTTTTGCTCGACCGGATGGTTGACGAGTTCACGTCAGGTCCCGCCGGGTGTCTGGAGCGGTCCGGGCTAGGCCTTGGGACCATGGACCTGCCCACGGTCAACGGCCTGCGCGCCCTGCTTCTGTCCGGGGATGGGCCGGGGCTGGAGCGGGTGATGGTGCTTGAGACCAATGTCGATCATCTCACGGGGGAGGAGATAGGCGGGGTTTTCGGAGTTTTGCTCGATGCCGGGGCGCTGGATGTGCTTTTCCTGCCCGGAGTGATGAAGAAAAATCGGCCAGGGGGGCTTTTGCAGGTGCTGTGCAGGCCCGGGGATCTGGCCCGGATCCGCGACCTTACCTTTGCCCAGACCATGACCCTGGGGCTGCGCATGACCGAGACGACCCGCGCCGTGCTGCCCCGCGCGGCATCCACACGGACTACGCCCTGGGGCGATGTGTCCGCCAAGGAAACCGTCATCGAAGGGGAAAGTTACTCCCGGCCCGAGTTCGAGGCCCTGCAGGCCCTGGCCAAACGCACGGGCCGCTCCGTAGCCCAATTGCGCTACCTCCTGGACAAGGACTGAGCATCGGCCCGGCTTTTGTTGTTCATCCGGTCCATTTGGCCCATGATGTCCATTTCGCCCATCGCACTAACCTGATCAGTACCCACGCCCGGTAAGCAGCCGGTCCAGCTGGTTGGAAAACTCCTGCCGATCCCTTGCGCCAAGGGGCGCCGGCCCGCCGGTCATGACCCCGCTACCGCGCATCTCGTCCATGAAATCGCGCATGGTCAGGCGGCTGCGGATGTTGTCGGGAGTGAACAGCTCTCCCCGGGGGCTCAGGCCAAGTCCCCCCTTTTCGATGACGCCCGACGCCAGCGGGATGTCGGTGGTGATGACCAGATCTCCGTCCCGGGCCTGCTCCACGATGGCCA carries:
- the mviN gene encoding murein biosynthesis integral membrane protein MurJ, whose translation is MSTNRTIAKNASIVSGATMLSRVLGLVRDLIMAYALGASVLADAFFVAFRVPNLLRSLFAEGSLTMAFVPTFVRIRQSEGDEAAFVLARSIQFWLLVILGLLTLLVLLFPKAVTLLIASGFAAKRPELFELTASLVQICFPYILFISGVALCMGILNSMGHFLIPALAPCILNIVLIAASLLAIKVGGNVAVYLAWGVLVAGVGQWLMQQPILRSKGFSWIGPVEPAGPGVRRIGTLMLPTILGSAVYQINILISTGMASFLPEGSVSYLYYADRLFQFPLGVFGVAVGVATLPSLSLLAAPEKRAEFRETLATSLGLTLFVNLPAAAGLAGLSLPLVDLLFGRGEFSSVAVHGTSMALLGYVVGLPAFSSVRSLASAYYALGDTRTPVRVALGSLCVFVVAGYTGMQVLGHVGLALASSLSAWINVVLLGFLLRRHCGAWFRVNRDMVISLALSLAMLAGCWMSTRLGPVCLLFIPVWAALYMGAALLLNVSQARLFAKVLGRRSWRKRA
- a CDS encoding methyltransferase — protein: MTLTAADQARRNFPRGLSQPESGFRFSMDALLLAAFAGRERVRGRVLDLGTGCGVVGLAMALDHPDFFGIGLDLNPDMLRHARENVRRLGFDGRFSLLQADACGPWGLAPESMDLVLSNPPYRDPARGRICPDETKTLARFEYRAGLGDFVRAAAYLVRNRKSCVFIHLAERADELLDMLRASRLQPKEILFVHQRLDSTARLVLVRSLKNGGAGLAVHPPLILHEGRGSQTRLSASALSFCPRLACNADSKNTNSRTDGGNSKEP
- a CDS encoding LL-diaminopimelate aminotransferase: MIRINENYLKLKASYLFADISRRVTAFQQANPDKKIIRLGIGDVTEPLPQAVVSAFHQGVDEMADAGTFRGYGPEQGYDFLRDLIAKEDFQSRGADISGDEIFVSDGAKCDTGNIQELFAGDIRIAIPDPVYPVYVDTNVMAGRTGQNVDGRYEGLVYLDGTRENGFIPELPGEPVDLIYLCYPNNPTGATITRPQLKAWVDYARENKALILFDAAYEAFIRDPELPRSIYEIEGAREVAIEFRSLSKTAGFTGTRLAFTVVPKTCMAYDSQGNAHSLHAMWNRRHTTKFNGVSYPVQRAAAAVYSPEGKAQSRALVDHYLNNAAIIRKEMTALGYECVGGENSPYVWIDGKMGSWDFFDMLLNKAAVVCTPGAGFGSCGEGYIRISAFNSLANVQEAMERLRAVLK
- a CDS encoding TIGR00299 family protein, whose protein sequence is MPELHLDCPAGIAGDMFLAAMADLGVELAHLRAAFARAGVNVEITALDARDKGISGKRMHIAAPHAQPLRHLAELKDIVRALPFSENVRLRSEDALARLAEVEARVHGCKVADVHFHEVGAVDTLVDVVGAFWALETLGVSRVTCSRLPWFSGTVQCAHGLMPLPAPATTILLQGKPVYPTEFTGELITPTGALLLDRMVDEFTSGPAGCLERSGLGLGTMDLPTVNGLRALLLSGDGPGLERVMVLETNVDHLTGEEIGGVFGVLLDAGALDVLFLPGVMKKNRPGGLLQVLCRPGDLARIRDLTFAQTMTLGLRMTETTRAVLPRAASTRTTPWGDVSAKETVIEGESYSRPEFEALQALAKRTGRSVAQLRYLLDKD
- a CDS encoding YaiI/YqxD family protein, giving the protein MRIWVDADACPRVIKDILYRAADRRKVRLILVANSRFPVPKSEFIDFMQVGAGFDKADLAIVEQARDGDLVITTDIPLASGVIEKGGLGLSPRGELFTPDNIRSRLTMRDFMDEMRGSGVMTGGPAPLGARDRQEFSNQLDRLLTGRGY